TGCACTAGATAATGCTGCAAATATTGATATTACGATTGTTGACGGTGCGAATCCTGAGTTTGGTACTGACAAAGGCGTACTGATCAATGAAAGCACTGATGCCAACAAAATCATTAATGGTCAGATCCCTTTAGATGTGGGCTCTGATGATATTGCACATATCCACTTTAATGCTGAACAAGCAGGGCTTGCAGATATTACCAGCAATGGTGAGAAAACCACGTTCACTGTGGATGGTAACGTCCTAACTGTACTTGATTCAAACTCAAACCCTGTGATGGTAGTGACTATCGCTAACGACGGCACTTACACGGTAAAAGTGACAGGTCCTGTTGATCAGAAAAGTGAAGATCTTGCCAATATTAAGCTTGACGTAACAGCCACCGATAAAGACGGTGATACGGCGCAAGGCGAGCTAAATATCACGATCAAAGACGGTACTGATGCAGCAGGCGGTGAGAATGTACATATCACTTTAACTGAAGGTGACCGTGACGTAGATGGTAGCGGCACTAGCACGGGTGGTGATGATACGACTTATCCTGTTGTTAAAACTGGTGAGTTAACATTAGTTGCGGGTGAAGATCGTTTAGATCCAACTACCGTGACGATTGACGCAAGTAAGCAAGCAGACCTAATTAAAGAGCTAAACACCGAACTGACTTCTGGCGGCAAAGCGTTGGTCTTTACTGTTGATGCTAATGGTAATTTGATTGGTACTATTGAGGGTACAAATACGGTTGCGGTACGTGTTGAATTAACACCAAAGCAAGACGGTCAAAACGTTAGCGTTGAAATCAAAATCATCCAAGAGTTGCCATTGGATCATAAAGATTCAGGTAATGGCACTTATGTATCAGTTAATGGCGATGATATTTCTATCAAGGTACCAGTTCAGGCGCAAGATACTGATGGAGATCCACTAGAAAATGCTGCAACAGTAGATATTACGATTGTTGACGGTGCTAACCCTGAATTTGGTAAAGACGAAGGCATTACTATTGATGAGTCGAAAGACTTAAACAAGGTAATGAACGGTCAAATCCCACTTGATGTGGGTTCTGATGATATTCAGTCAATTCACTTTAATGCTGAACAAGCAGATCTTGCCAATATCACCAGTAATGGTGAGAAAACCACGTTCACTGTAGAAGGTAACGTACTAACTCTTCTTGATTCACACTCAAACCCTGTGATGGTAGTGACTATCGCTAACGACGGCACTTACACGGTAAAAGTGACAGGTCCTGTCGATCAAAATAGTGAAGATCTTGCCAATATTAAGCTTGATGTAACCGCAACGGATAAAGATGGTGACAAGGCTCAAGGTGAGCTGAACATCAATATTCTTGACGGTAAAGATGCTGCGGGTGGTGAGAATGTACACATCACTCTGACAGAAGGCGATCGTGATGTTGATGGTAGCGGCACGAGTACAGGCGGTGATGACACGACTTATCCTGTTGTTAAAACTGGTGAGTTAACCTTAGTTGCAGGGGAAGATCGCTTAGATCCAAATAGCGTTGCGATTGATGCAAGTAAGCAAGCAGACCTAATTAAAGAGCTAAACACAGAGCTAACTTCTGGCGGCAAAGCGCTGGTCTTTACTGTTGATGCTAATGGTAATTTGATCGGTACCATTGAAGGGACTGATACCGTTGCGGTACGTGTTGAATTAACACCAAAGCAAGACGGTCAAAACGTTAACGTTGAAATCAAAATTATCCAAGAGCTGCCGCTTGATCATAATGCATCTGGTAACAGCGACGGTTTTGTTACGGTTAACGGCAATGACATCTCAATTAAAGTGCCAGTACAGGCGAAAGATACCGATGGTGACCCATTAGATAACGCAGCAACAGTTGATATCACGATTGTAGACGGTGCGAATCCTGAGTTTGGTACTGATAAAGGTGTCGTGATCAATGAAAGCACTGATGCAGATAAAACCATTAATGGTCAAATCCCGCTTGATGTGGGCTCTGATGATATCGCACATATCCACTTTAATGCTGAGCAATCAGACCTTGCTAATATCACCAGTAATGGTGAGAAAACCACATTTACTGTTGATGGTAACGTTCTAACCGTACTTGATTCTCACTCAAATCCAGTGATGGTGGTGACTATCGCGAATGACGGTACTTACACAGTTAAAGTAACGGGCCCTGTTGATCAAAATAGTGCAGATATTGCCAATATTAAGCTTGATGTCACCGCAACCGATAAAGACGGCGATACCGCACAAGGTAAGTTGGACATTACGATTAAAGACGGTACCAATGCAGCTGGCGGTGAGAATGTACACATTACCCTAACTGAAGGTGATCGTGATGTTGATGGTAGCGGCACTAGCACTGGTGGTGATGATACGACTTATCCTGTTGTTAAAACTGGTGAGTTAACCCTAGTTGCAGGTGAAGATCGTTTAGATCCAACTACTGTTACTATTGATGCAAGTAAGCAAGCAGATCTAATTAAAGAGTTAAACGCAGAGTTAACCTCTGGCGGTAAAGCGCTAGTCTTCACTGTTGATGCTAATGGCAATTTGGTTGGTACCATTGAAGGTACGAATACGGTTGCTGTACGTGTTGAATTAACACCAAAGCAAGATGGTCAAAACGTTAACGTTGAAATCAAAATCATCCAAGAGCTACCACTTGATCACAACGGTTCAGTTAATGGCACTTATGTTTCGGTTAATGGCGATGATATTTCTATCAAGGTGCCAGTTCAGGCGCAAGATACTGATGGTGATCCACTAGAAAATGCTTCAACTGTAGATATTACGATTGTTGACGGTGCTAACCCTGAATTTGGTAAAGACGAAGGCATTACCATTGATGAGTCGAAAGACGTAAACAAGGTAATGAATGGTCATATTCCGTTAGATGTGGGTTCTGATGATATTCAGTCAATTCACTTTAATGCTGAGCAAACAGACCTTGCTAATATCACCAGTAACGGTGAAAAAACCACGTTTACTGTAGAAGGTAACGTATTAACTGTACTTGATTCACAATCAAACCCTGTGATGGTAGTGACTATCGCTAACGACGGCACTTACACGGTAAAAGTGACAGGTCCTGTTGATCAAAATAGTGAAGATCTTGCCAATATTAAGCTTGATGTAACCGCAACCGATAAAGATGGTGATACCGCGAAAGGTGTGCTAAATATCACGATTAAAGATGGTAATGACGCTGCTGGTGGTGAGAAGGTAACGATCACTCTAACTGAAGGTGACCGTGATGTTGATGGTAACGGCACAAGTACAGATGGTGCAGATACCACTTATCCAGTAGAAAAAACAGGTGAGTTAACATTAGTTGCTGGTGAAGATCGCCTTGTTGCGAGCTCTGTGGCTATTGATGCAAGTAAGCAAGCAGATTTAATCCAAGAGTTAAATACTGAACTGACATTTGGTGGTCAAGCGCTGACATTCAGTGTCGATACTAATGGCAACTTGATTGGTACGATTGCTGGGACTGATACGGTTGCAGTACGTGTTGAATTAACATCAAAGCAAGACGGTCAAAACGTTAACGTTGAAATCAAAATCATCCAAGAATTACCGCTTGATCATAAAGAATCGGGTAATGGCAAAGGTTTTGTAACGGTTAACGGTAACGACATTTCAATTAATGTACCTGTTCAAGCACAAGATACTGATGGCGACTCATTAAAAAAACCTGCGATTGTTGATATTACCATTGTTGATGGTGCTAACCCTGAGTTTGGTAAAGATCCCGGTACTACGATTACGGAAACTGAAACAGGCGCAACCGCAAGCGGTAAGATCCCATTAGATGTGGGCTCTGATGATATTGCGCATATTGATTTCGCGGATGATCAGCCATCACTTAAAGGTATTATGTCTAATAACCAAGCAACCCGTTATGTGGTTGATGGTAATGAAATTAAAGTTGTTATCGATGGCGGTGCGAATGATGGCGCACCAGTCATGACGATTGAAATTAATATCGATGGTAGTTATACGGTTCATCAATATCTGCCAATAGAGCAAGATAATAGCAAAGGCGATACTGTTGATATTAATCTAGCTGTTACTGCAACCGACAAAGACGGTGATGTGAGTAACACAGGCCAATTAGAAATTCATATTAAAGATGGCTTAAACCCAACTGGTGAAGGTGTTGTCGCAAACATCACCATTACAGAAGGCGATCTTGAAGATCCAAAAGCAGGTAAGGGTTACCCGGTTTCTGCGGATATGCACTTTACTGTTAATGCAACTGATGATGCATTAGTGGCGAACAGTTTGAAGATTGCAGATAGCGCACAAGCTGATTTAGTGAAAGAGCTCAATGGCTTAACGTCAAATGGTGAAGCACTGAACTTCACGGTACATACTGATGCTAATGGTGTGATCACGATTACTGGTGTGACAGCGAGTGGACAGGAAGCGGTGAGCATTACCATGACGCCATCGTCATTGGCGAATGGTGATGTCACGGTTGATTTGGCTATTAAGCAGTCTCTACCACTTGATCACCTTAATGCTGATGGAAAGTACATTGATGTTACAGACGGTAAGATCACGATTAATGTACCTGTTCAAATGCAAGATGCTGATGGTGACTCATTACAGAAACCTGTTGATGTGAATATCACTATCGAAGATGGTCAAAATCCTTCATTCGGGCATGATTCAACAGCGACCGTTGAAGAAGGTGCATCTGGTCATGGCACTGCATCTGGCACTATTGATATTGATACTGGTAGTGACCAAGTTGCGAAAGTGTACTTTACGGATCAGCAATCATCGTTAGACGGTTTAACCAGTAACGGCCATGCGACAACGTATTCATTGAGTCCAGATGGTTCAACTATCACAGTTGTATTAAAAGACAATCCATCTCAAGTTGTCATGGAAATCAAGATTGATGTGAATGGTCATTATGTTGTTGAGCAGCAGCAACCGATTGATCAGGTTGACGATACAGCTAAAGATAATGAAGTTATTAAGCTAGATGTGATTGCTCAAGACTATGACGGTGATAAGAGTAATCCAGGTCAGATCACGATCATTATTCATGATGGTGAGGATGCAAAAGGTGGTGAAACAGGCTCTATCGTTATCACTGAAGGCGACTTACAGCCAACCGCAGGAGAGCAAGGCTATCCAGTTACTGGTGATGTAACCATTGCCGTTAAAGCTGGAGTGGATCGTTTAGATCCAAATACGGTAACGATTGATGATACGCATCTTACTGCGTTAATTAACGAGCTACAGTCAGAGCTCACCGCATCGGGTGCAAAAATTCACTTTGAATATCAAGATGACCAATTAGTTGGTATTTCGGAATATGGTGAAAAAGTACTAACAGTAACCGTTTCTGCTGATCAGGCGGCTAACGGTCATGACGTTGATGTAAAAGTATCTATTACTCAGCATGCACCTTTAGATCATAGTGGTACTAACAACGACGGTTTTGTTTCCGTTAATGGCGACAAGATAGTAATTGATGTGCCAGTACAAGTTAAAGATACCGATGGCGATAATCTTGCTAATGATGTAAATGCGCAAATCACCATTAATGATGGTGCTGCACCTGTCATTATTTCTGCACCAGCACTGAGTGTTGATGAAGATGCATTAGCTGATGGTTCGCATACATCACCAGCTGGTATTACGGCTAATGGTACTATCAATGTCGATCAAGGTAGTGACTATATTGCTGACTTTAAAGTTGACGTTAAAGCTTTCAATGAGCAAAACAGTATCAAATCTGAAGGGCATGATGTTGTTCTAAAAGAGGTTGGTCCTGGCACATACCAAGGTATGGCAAACGGTCAAGTCGTATTTACTTATACCTTACTACCAAATGGTCGTTATATTTTCGATCTGAAAGGAACCATCGATCATCCAACCCAAGGTGAAGATGAGTTTAAGATTGAATTCCCTGTTTACGCCGTTGATAGAGACGGTGATACCAGCGGTACAGTTAATATTGATGTATCAATTAAAGATGATATTCCATCTGTACATGACGTAACGCTAAATACGGTTGAGCACAGCACGACGACACTTGAAAATGTGATTGTGAATACAGGTGCGGATGGTGCACACGTCACAGCATTGATTGTTGATGGGCAACATATTGATCTATCAACATTACCTGAGTCTGGCGGTTATCGTATTTATGAAGTAACAGAGAATGGTCAAAAGTTAGGTGATCTGATGATCAAGCCTAATGGTGAGACTTACTTTGCTGCGAACGATAACTTGGATCATAACCAAGAAGAAATCATTAAGAAGATTGGATTTGAGGTTACTGACGGCGACGGTGATAAGGCACAAGGTACGATCACACTGGAAGTGTCGGATAAAGATGCAACTTTAAGCTTGCAAAATAGCACAGGTCAGGAAGAAGACGGTCGTCACTCTACCGATCCTAACGATAACGTTGATGTAAATCGTGATGGTATTGCCATCAACATGAGTATTAACGTTGGTGATAACGATCGTGGTGAACACATTGGTACTGTAACGATTCATCCACAGGGTGAAGCACACGGTGTCTTTATGTTTAACGGTCAACCTTTAGCTGTAAATAGCGATGGTTCAATTACGATCCCTGCAAGTGCATTTAAAGCAGACGCTAGTGGTGAGAATTATACTCTGCAAGGTATAACCTTTGTTCCTGCAGAAGATTTCTCGACCTCTGCTAACGGCATTAAATTTGATGTTAGCGCACAAGTGAGTACCACTGATGGCGGTAATCACCCTGTAATGAATGGTGAATTCTCGATTAATGTTCAAGGTATTGCTGATACGCCAACATGGAATTCAAGCTCTGTTGATCACTATGTTGTTGACGAAGATGGCTCAAATGTTCAGTTAAGTGTGGTTGCTGATCTGCAAGATACTGACGGCTCAGAAGCACTGTTCTACTACATTACGGTACCAAAAGAGTACCAAGATAAATGTACGCTAGAAATTGACGGTAAAACGTTAGTTGAAACATCACCGGGTTCAGGTATCTACAAGGTAGATGCTGAGCAAATGAAGTCTGTTGAGGTGAATCCGGCAGATAACTTCAGTGGTGATATCAAGCTTTCCATTACCGCTGAAAGTAAAGAGTTGGACAACTTTGTTAATGGTCATCAGACAGCTGAATCAACAGCGAAAGAAATTGTTATCAACGTGAATCCTCAAGCCGATGATGGCACGTTAAAAGTGACACGTGTTGAATCGAAAGAAGATGAGCGTATTGATCTATCTACTCACATTAACTTTGTGTCGTTAGATGATAACACCGATAACTCTGAGCATTTATTCCTACAAATCTCTGCACTTCCTGAAGGTGCAGTATTGTACTTAAATAATCACATCCTGACGCCAAATGCCGATGGTATGTATGAAATTAAATATGAAGATCTAAACGGTTTATCACTTCAGCCGCCATTAGATAGCAACGTTGATTTTAGTATCTCAGTGAAAGGCGTGATCCGAGATGTCGCAACCATTACTGATGCTAATGGTAATGTGACAACGGAAACTAGCGAGAAAGTGGTTGGCCCACAATCTATTGATATTGCACTAACAGGTGTGGTTGATGCGCCAGTGATTGAATCTGATAGTGCAGATTGGAAACCATTAGAAGATGGCAAGATCGGACTTGAAACAACCATCAAAGAAGACGGTAGCGCGAAGTTTGATTTTAAAGTGGTATCAGGTGAGCACACGGTTGATGGTAAAACTGATGGTTCTGAAACCTTAAGTATTGTGGTCTCTGGTATTCCAGAAGGAGCAAAACTGTACGATCAGAACGGTAATCTTCAAACCTTGGTTTACGCTGGTGAAGATGAACATGGTCAACCTATTTATCAGGTAAACCTAACAACGTTAAACGATGTAAAAATCGTGCCGCCAGAAAATAGCTTAGAAGATATCACGCTTGATCTTCGTGTCGTAGTGACTGAAAACGACGGTGCGAGTAAGGCGTTTGATGGCGAATTGGTTATTCATGTTACGCCTGTAATTGATGCGACTGACTACGATACGGTTTCTAAAGGTTTTGAAGATCAACCGATTCAAATTGATTGGTTACCACCTGAGTTTACTGATCCGAAAGAACACATTACCGCAGTAGCGCTAAATGGTTTACCGCAAGGTTACCAGTTGTTCTTAGGTGATACGTTATTAGTTGCCGATGCATCAGGAAAAATCAGCTTTACGGATAGCCAATTACAACAGTTATTGAATGGCACTAAGTTAACCCTGCATGCGCCAGAAGATTCAGATAAAGATATTACCTTAACTTCAACAGTAACGGTATCTGAAACGGATGTTGATGGTGATAAAGAGACGGTAACGAAAGATATTACAGGTACTTTAACTGTTGATATTGAAGCTGTTGTGGAAAGCGATGGTCAGTTAGTTGTAAGTGATGACGGCAAAACTGTTACCAATATTAGTTGTGACAGTGATGGCGTTATTGATCTCTCTAATAGTGCTGACTCAGATGGCAAAATCACCTGGGTTAATGACGATAAATCCAGCTCTGAAGTTATTCAGCAAGTCGTACTAGAACCAATTCCGGAAGGTTTTGTGATTGTTGGCGGTATTAACAATGGTGATGGTAGTTGGACGATTCCTCAGTCGCAATTAGGCAACTTGCAGATCAAAGCTCCAGAAGGCTTTAAAGAGACTCTAGTGCTACAAATTAGCGCTATGGTTCAAGATTTAAGTGACGATGGTGATCCAAGTGCATTAGTGGTTAAAAAAGACACTATTACGCTTGATTTTAGTAAGAATACTGAAAGTCACGATGAAAAAGCGGCAGACATCATCATTGAAGATCACGTTGTAACGGGTACAGAAGATCACACGGTAGATTTAGGTAAACAAATTACTGATCACATCCTAAAAGTGAGTACTGTTGACGGTCATCAATTGAATGATGAGTTAACCATTGTTATTGATGCTAAAAATCTACCAGATGGGGCTTCGATTTCTGGAGCTGATTATAATCACGTAACAGGTGAGTATGTACTGAAAGTACCGGTATCTGAAAATGGTGAAGTGGACTTATCTAGCATTCACATTAACTTGCCGAAAGATTTTGCTGGTGACTTTAAGCTAGATGTGAAGTTTGTAACTACCGATACCGAAAGTGGTGATTACAAAACACAAACTAACACGATTTCAGTTCAAATCGCCCCTGAAGTGGATGGACCTAAATCGGTTGAAATCAACGTGGTTGAAACTGAAGGCTTAAACGGTGATAAGCAGCCGATCTCGTCTTCTGATGATAAAACAGAGCAAGTTTACAAAGATGTTGCTTATGAAGATGGTGATATCAAGCTCGATCTATCTGTTGCACTAAAAGATGTCAGCACTGAGCTAACTGACGGTAAAGAGAGCGTTGAGTCTGTGACATTAACGCTTAAAGACAGTGCCGATGGTGTGTTTATTGATGCAAATGGTAATGTACTAGGTTCATCTATCACCATTGATGCTAGCCAGATGGGGAATATTCATTTCCGTCCAGCCCCTGATTTTAGTGGCAAGGTTGATATTGATGTTAAAACTACTGTTGTCGATACCACTGTTTATGATGAAACGGCTGGTGGCAAAGAAGTATCAGCATCAAAGACATTTGATAACACAGTGAGCTTTGAGGTTGTTGCGGTTAATGACGATATCAAATGGCATGGCATTGATAAGCCTATTACTGGTAATGAAGACACGGCTATTTCATTGAGTGGTGTTGGTGGCTCATTACAAGACAGTGATGGTTCAGAGCACATTGTTTCAATCAAATTGGAAAACGTGCCTGATGGCTTTATCGTTCAAGGTGCGGTGAACAATGGCAATGGTGTATGGACGATTACAGCATCTGGTGAAACGTTCGATTTAAGTAACGTGAAGGTTGAACCACCAAAAGATTTCAGCGGTAAAGTTGATATCGATATTGTGGTGTATTCAAAAGAAGAAACCTTAGATAAGCCAGCTGAAAACCGTGAAACCATTACTATTGTTGTTCAGCCTGTTGCTGACAAAGTCGATACTGATGTTAATCCGAATGCATCGGGTGATGAAAATGGTTCAATCACATTAGATCTAGGTATTAAAGCTTACGATGATGAAAACACTGTTAAGCATCCTGGCTCAAATGTTCATGAAAATGGTGCTGAATCGCTACAAATCACCATTACTAATGTGCCTGATTCAAGCTCATTTACCTTACCGGATGGCGTAAAAGGTAGCTGTGAAAAACAAGCAGATGGTTCATGGATCATTAAAGTTGATGGTTCTGAGCTTGATAAATTGATCTTCCATCCAGGTGATGCGAACAATCAAACTGTGATTGACGGTAAGGTTTGGACGGGTGATTTAGACTTTGATATTCGTGCGGTGGATAACGGTGTTGTTGGTACAGATAGCGTCGCAATGGATAAAACAATCCACGTGGATGTGACACCGGATAACGATGCACCAGTAAACCATATGCCAACGGATCCGTTAACGGTTGAAGAAGACACAACATTAGTGATTAAGAATCTGCAAGTGACTGATGTAGATAGTAATGATCATAATGCTGTGATGAACATGACGGTGACGTTAAGTGTACAACATGGTCAATTAAGCATTGCTGATGGTGTCGATACAACAGGTTTGGTGATCAAAGGTAATGGTGATGGCACATTA
The genomic region above belongs to Photobacterium leiognathi and contains:
- a CDS encoding retention module-containing protein translates to MNQVETKGKNDINLLDGEGFILAPGKAVIPVVNEFTLQPDEILVANGDARFIFVKDGIEQVINQPCPTCTMVTPDGIQSADLNEKIAFNYEGAGSTSFASNDIDAIQSAILLGQDPTLLFEPTAAGNESAGNVGVNGSSSAASFVSINYDNDSMLAEAGFDTAYDPNQARNELDPLVIVQPDGGESASLVVTEGDLGDKTYPVSSSTSVLVEASTLPLDPQSFVFDPLTVNTLLTELSRDITSGGQAVTFIYDTQANAIIGTLDGKQVMSIALEATSINGRDVTVTVTTTINQPIDHTGNNTDGYVVHNGDQINIDVAIQAQDSSGNSLEKPVNVDIGVIDGANPEFGTDKGTYIDEATETGKTISGDVPLDLGSDAIASIRFNGEQAGLSNITSDGKPTSFSINSEGNELTILNSDNEPVMVVTIAKDGSYTVTLTGVIDQDINDLTTINLDVTATDKDGDTANGQVNIFVKDGADAAGGEVVSMTLTEGDRDVDGSGTSTGGADTTYPVVKTGELTLVAGEDRLDPNTVAIDASQQAALIKELNTELTSGGQALTFTIDANGNLIGTIAGTDTVAVCVELTPKQDGQNVNVEIKIIQELPLDHNASGNSDGFVTVNGNDISIKVPVQAQDVEGDALDNAANIDITIVDGANPEFGTDKGVLINESTDANKIINGQIPLDVGSDDIAHIHFNAEQAGLADITSNGEKTTFTVDGNVLTVLDSNSNPVMVVTIANDGTYTVKVTGPVDQKSEDLANIKLDVTATDKDGDTAQGELNITIKDGTDAAGGENVHITLTEGDRDVDGSGTSTGGDDTTYPVVKTGELTLVAGEDRLDPTTVTIDASKQADLIKELNTELTSGGKALVFTVDANGNLIGTIEGTNTVAVRVELTPKQDGQNVSVEIKIIQELPLDHKDSGNGTYVSVNGDDISIKVPVQAQDTDGDPLENAATVDITIVDGANPEFGKDEGITIDESKDLNKVMNGQIPLDVGSDDIQSIHFNAEQADLANITSNGEKTTFTVEGNVLTLLDSHSNPVMVVTIANDGTYTVKVTGPVDQNSEDLANIKLDVTATDKDGDKAQGELNINILDGKDAAGGENVHITLTEGDRDVDGSGTSTGGDDTTYPVVKTGELTLVAGEDRLDPNSVAIDASKQADLIKELNTELTSGGKALVFTVDANGNLIGTIEGTDTVAVRVELTPKQDGQNVNVEIKIIQELPLDHNASGNSDGFVTVNGNDISIKVPVQAKDTDGDPLDNAATVDITIVDGANPEFGTDKGVVINESTDADKTINGQIPLDVGSDDIAHIHFNAEQSDLANITSNGEKTTFTVDGNVLTVLDSHSNPVMVVTIANDGTYTVKVTGPVDQNSADIANIKLDVTATDKDGDTAQGKLDITIKDGTNAAGGENVHITLTEGDRDVDGSGTSTGGDDTTYPVVKTGELTLVAGEDRLDPTTVTIDASKQADLIKELNAELTSGGKALVFTVDANGNLVGTIEGTNTVAVRVELTPKQDGQNVNVEIKIIQELPLDHNGSVNGTYVSVNGDDISIKVPVQAQDTDGDPLENASTVDITIVDGANPEFGKDEGITIDESKDVNKVMNGHIPLDVGSDDIQSIHFNAEQTDLANITSNGEKTTFTVEGNVLTVLDSQSNPVMVVTIANDGTYTVKVTGPVDQNSEDLANIKLDVTATDKDGDTAKGVLNITIKDGNDAAGGEKVTITLTEGDRDVDGNGTSTDGADTTYPVEKTGELTLVAGEDRLVASSVAIDASKQADLIQELNTELTFGGQALTFSVDTNGNLIGTIAGTDTVAVRVELTSKQDGQNVNVEIKIIQELPLDHKESGNGKGFVTVNGNDISINVPVQAQDTDGDSLKKPAIVDITIVDGANPEFGKDPGTTITETETGATASGKIPLDVGSDDIAHIDFADDQPSLKGIMSNNQATRYVVDGNEIKVVIDGGANDGAPVMTIEINIDGSYTVHQYLPIEQDNSKGDTVDINLAVTATDKDGDVSNTGQLEIHIKDGLNPTGEGVVANITITEGDLEDPKAGKGYPVSADMHFTVNATDDALVANSLKIADSAQADLVKELNGLTSNGEALNFTVHTDANGVITITGVTASGQEAVSITMTPSSLANGDVTVDLAIKQSLPLDHLNADGKYIDVTDGKITINVPVQMQDADGDSLQKPVDVNITIEDGQNPSFGHDSTATVEEGASGHGTASGTIDIDTGSDQVAKVYFTDQQSSLDGLTSNGHATTYSLSPDGSTITVVLKDNPSQVVMEIKIDVNGHYVVEQQQPIDQVDDTAKDNEVIKLDVIAQDYDGDKSNPGQITIIIHDGEDAKGGETGSIVITEGDLQPTAGEQGYPVTGDVTIAVKAGVDRLDPNTVTIDDTHLTALINELQSELTASGAKIHFEYQDDQLVGISEYGEKVLTVTVSADQAANGHDVDVKVSITQHAPLDHSGTNNDGFVSVNGDKIVIDVPVQVKDTDGDNLANDVNAQITINDGAAPVIISAPALSVDEDALADGSHTSPAGITANGTINVDQGSDYIADFKVDVKAFNEQNSIKSEGHDVVLKEVGPGTYQGMANGQVVFTYTLLPNGRYIFDLKGTIDHPTQGEDEFKIEFPVYAVDRDGDTSGTVNIDVSIKDDIPSVHDVTLNTVEHSTTTLENVIVNTGADGAHVTALIVDGQHIDLSTLPESGGYRIYEVTENGQKLGDLMIKPNGETYFAANDNLDHNQEEIIKKIGFEVTDGDGDKAQGTITLEVSDKDATLSLQNSTGQEEDGRHSTDPNDNVDVNRDGIAINMSINVGDNDRGEHIGTVTIHPQGEAHGVFMFNGQPLAVNSDGSITIPASAFKADASGENYTLQGITFVPAEDFSTSANGIKFDVSAQVSTTDGGNHPVMNGEFSINVQGIADTPTWNSSSVDHYVVDEDGSNVQLSVVADLQDTDGSEALFYYITVPKEYQDKCTLEIDGKTLVETSPGSGIYKVDAEQMKSVEVNPADNFSGDIKLSITAESKELDNFVNGHQTAESTAKEIVINVNPQADDGTLKVTRVESKEDERIDLSTHINFVSLDDNTDNSEHLFLQISALPEGAVLYLNNHILTPNADGMYEIKYEDLNGLSLQPPLDSNVDFSISVKGVIRDVATITDANGNVTTETSEKVVGPQSIDIALTGVVDAPVIESDSADWKPLEDGKIGLETTIKEDGSAKFDFKVVSGEHTVDGKTDGSETLSIVVSGIPEGAKLYDQNGNLQTLVYAGEDEHGQPIYQVNLTTLNDVKIVPPENSLEDITLDLRVVVTENDGASKAFDGELVIHVTPVIDATDYDTVSKGFEDQPIQIDWLPPEFTDPKEHITAVALNGLPQGYQLFLGDTLLVADASGKISFTDSQLQQLLNGTKLTLHAPEDSDKDITLTSTVTVSETDVDGDKETVTKDITGTLTVDIEAVVESDGQLVVSDDGKTVTNISCDSDGVIDLSNSADSDGKITWVNDDKSSSEVIQQVVLEPIPEGFVIVGGINNGDGSWTIPQSQLGNLQIKAPEGFKETLVLQISAMVQDLSDDGDPSALVVKKDTITLDFSKNTESHDEKAADIIIEDHVVTGTEDHTVDLGKQITDHILKVSTVDGHQLNDELTIVIDAKNLPDGASISGADYNHVTGEYVLKVPVSENGEVDLSSIHINLPKDFAGDFKLDVKFVTTDTESGDYKTQTNTISVQIAPEVDGPKSVEINVVETEGLNGDKQPISSSDDKTEQVYKDVAYEDGDIKLDLSVALKDVSTELTDGKESVESVTLTLKDSADGVFIDANGNVLGSSITIDASQMGNIHFRPAPDFSGKVDIDVKTTVVDTTVYDETAGGKEVSASKTFDNTVSFEVVAVNDDIKWHGIDKPITGNEDTAISLSGVGGSLQDSDGSEHIVSIKLENVPDGFIVQGAVNNGNGVWTITASGETFDLSNVKVEPPKDFSGKVDIDIVVYSKEETLDKPAENRETITIVVQPVADKVDTDVNPNASGDENGSITLDLGIKAYDDENTVKHPGSNVHENGAESLQITITNVPDSSSFTLPDGVKGSCEKQADGSWIIKVDGSELDKLIFHPGDANNQTVIDGKVWTGDLDFDIRAVDNGVVGTDSVAMDKTIHVDVTPDNDAPVNHMPTDPLTVEEDTTLVIKNLQVTDVDSNDHNAVMNMTVTLSVQHGQLSIADGVDTTGLVIKGNGDGTLTIEGDITKINQLLDKGINYVGDKDFNGTDSLTMTTNDNGNSGAGGALTDTDSVDITVTPVNDAPVNTVPDAFTVDEDSSHVISGLKISDVDAKENGASGDMTVTLAVGHGQLAIIATDTQGLNITDNGDGKLVISGDINKINALLADGIKYTGDENYAGKDQLTMTTSDNGNAGAGGVLTDTDTVDITVTQVNDAPVNHVPTSITADEDVATVITGLQVSDVDFNELPNNTGMSVQLSVAHGSLTITLPENSPVKVVQNGAGNVTLEGSMDDINAVLNSGVSYTGDENYSGKDELTITTNDGGNTGSGGNQAATSKVEINVAPKADAPSLSISPEHLQTAAIRSSVGTMLPLIGLIAAASADASETLTVKLTNLGSGQVVDKDGNVIGKDLGNGNWEVQAEKVDGLYIKDLDQGTHSINVVAVSTESDGSYAESAPVNINVVVDDLSQTNNVIGNNSNVDGDNLIIDSTAAATLYGGDGDDVLVGGLGSDILVGGAGDDILWGGELGGHGDGVKDTFLWTASDFGTADAPATDKIMDFEVGIDTISLGDALDTKDIHSLADLNNRLNITEQDGSTLIQIFNDQDKVVQNIILDGVTNHDLFGSTSSEMTATDKVTTLLNNGSLELSKNFGNEESNDLIADNQGESLFGFDGDDTLVAGQGSDILTGGAGDDLFTWHETSLSSDKPNADTIADFELGKDKIDIRELLSNEGDGSQSDMDNLLKHVSAGVDDKGNVELDITTDDGKQQHIVLDNINPVHDLGLMDGASSADIVNSLFDHNAFKLDNTH